CTTGCAGGTGTTGATGCCGTAGCAATGGACGACGCTTGCGCCCTTGGCGAAAGCGGGCGTTGCGGTTGCAACGCTGGCGACGGCGATGATGGCGGCGGTGGCGGCAAAGCTGCCGGCGATGATACGTGCGGTCATGGTTGGTTTCCTGAATTGATCATTGCCGGAAGCGGCATTGATCAGTTCGGGGCGGCCTCCGGATCGGTTACATCACCAGCGTAAAAACTTTGGCCCGACCAGCGCGCCGAGTCCTGCGGCCATTGAAATGCCGAGCGAATACCACAGGAAAACGAACAGCGCGGAGGCTTCGGGGCAGTGCAGGCCGTAGAGCGTGCTTGCAAAGCCGCCTGCTGCGAGACCCGCAACAGCTCCAGTCAGCCGCAGGCGTGTCGGTGCAAAACTGCGGAAAGCGATCATCAGCCCGGCAAAGATTGGCAGCGAAAATCCGAACACGAGCAACGAGCAGACGCGCCAGCTTTGGCCCATCCACAGCCCGGTCCAGCCGCCGGGCGGGGCGTTGGTCATTTCGCCAGCTGCGAGGCTTGCAAGGATCAGCGCCGGTACAGCCAGCCACCAGAGCCAGCGTGGCCGGTCGGCATCGGGCCGCGCCAGATGGATCGTGGCGCGGATCGCGACCGCGAAGATCGAGATCGTGTAGCCCCATTTCATCCAGAACGGGAAACCGTGCATGATATGGTCGAGGTTGGGGCGCAGTCCAAGCAAGGCGACGATTAGCGTCATCGTCACGACGCCACCGCCCATAAGGCCTATCGTGATGCGCCGTGGCACCGAGCCGCGAGTGACCGGGCGAATGTTGTCGGCCAGCGACAGGATCAGGTCTTCGGTCCGCATCAGCCGTCGCCCTTGAGACGTTTGGCGAGTGTCAGCAAGCCGCGATGCACTGACACCTTCACGGCGGATTCACTGATCGCACCGCGTTCGGCGGCTTCGGCGGTGCTAAGCCCTTCGATCTTTGTCTGCCTGATGACCTGCGCCTGTTTTGCGGGGAGATCGTCAAGCAAACGATCGACGTCCACTCGCGCAGAGGTCGCATTCTCGAATCCTTCGGCGATCAAAATGTTTTCGAGCCCTTCCATCGGAACGGTAACGCGGCTCCGGCGGAAATGGTCGATCATCTTGTAGCGCGCAATCGCGTAGGCCCAAGCCGTGAACAGCCGGTCCCTGTCATAGCTTGCGCGACGGGTGTGAATGGCAATCATCGTATCTTGCACCAGATCCTCGACATCATCGACGGCACCACGCAGGCGTCGCCCGAAAAAGGATCGCAGCATCGGCACGAGCGCATCGAGCAGGGCGGTGTAGGCGGCGGAGTCTCCATCGAGACCGCCGATCATCCATATCCTGAGCTGGTCTTCGCTCGCCCTCACATGCTCTCCCACAAGGTCATTCGTTTGGAGGCGCGGAAAAGTTACAACGACAGCATCGCAGCCATGAAAATAATTCTTGCGGATCCAGTGTAACCGATCCCGTTGTTTTCGCGAAACAGTGTCGTGACCCGGCCCGATGGCCTCCCAGGGTCACCGTGCGACGGGGACTCTTCGTCGCACGTCCTGGGCCACACACTTTGAAAGGATCATTCTCATGTTAAAGACCCACGCCACGATCGCCGCCGCTCTGGCCGTCAGCATCGCCCTCGGCTGCGCCGCCAACGCGCAGGCCGCAAAAAAACCGATGGAGAAATGCTATGGCGTCTCGCTTGCCGGCAAGAACGACTGCAAGGCCGGTGCCGGAACCAGCTGCGCCGGTACGTCGAAAATCGCTTATCAGGGCAATGCTTGGAAACTCGTGCCCTCTGGCACCTGCACGACCATCAAGACTCCCAAGGGCCACGGCTCGCTCAACCCAAACGCCTGATCGCTTGTAGCGGCCCGATGGATGGAGACGACCATGACGCAAAATTCTGAAACCCCGACCAATCCTTATGCCCGGATTTCCGCCCGGATCGATCGGGCAGTCCCGAGCAACCTGCTGTTGCTCGTCGCCCGGCTCGGCATCGCGTCGATCTTCTTCCTGTCGGGCCGCACTAAGGTCGAGGGGTTGCTGACGATTACCGACTCGGCCCGGAGCCTGTTCGAGACCGAATATGTGCTGCCGCTGGTGCCGCCCCACATCGCCGTTTATGTAGCGACCTATTCCGAACATCTGTTCCCGATTCTGCTCGTTTTCGGCTTGTTCACGCGGGGTGCTGCAGCGACGTTGCTCGGCATGACGCTGGTGATCGAAGTGTTTGTTTATCCTGATGCTTGGCCTACGCACCTGAGCTGGGCTGCTATCCTGCTGCCCCTGATTGCGCGGGGGGCAGGGCGCTGGTCGCTTGATTTTCTGCTAGGCATCGATTGACAGTAGGTTGAAGCGGGTGCCGAATTCAGTTTGCCGCCAATGGAGACAGATATGGCTTTCACACTCTACAGCGCCACTATTCCGTCCTATCTCCAAATCCTCGCATCGATGGCGCGACTGATCGACAAGGCCGAAAGCTTTTGTGAAGTTCATTCGCTGCAACCCGACGCACTTATCGAGGCACGGCTCGTCGACGATATGCTGCCGTTTGCATATCAGATCAAATCGACAGCGGTTCACTCGATCGGCGCGATTGAGGGCGTCAGGAAAGGCAGGTTTGCCCCCGATAACACGGTGCCCCCTGCCACCTTTGCTGAATTGCGAGCAAAGATAGCGGGAACGGTTACCGCGATCGAGACACTCGATCCCGACGAGATCGAAACATTCATCGGACGTGCCATGCGTTTCGAATTCGGAGACCAGCATATCGATTTTCTGGCCGAGGATTTCCTTCTCTCCTTTGCCCAGCCCAACTTCTATTTTCATGCAACGACCGCTTACAATATCCTGCGCCTGAAGGGGGTCGAACTTGGCAAGCGCGACTTCAATGGAAGGGTGAGAAAGCTCAAGTGATCGCATACGTGACGGAAACCCGGAACTTCTGCGTTTAACGAACGCATGGCGCATCGAACGTGCCTGTTGAAGAGCGGGTTATACGAAAGAGCTTTTATTGCTCGCATTGGTCGCCGTATCTCCTCTCGAAGCGGGGGCCGTGGCGTTGGCTTTCATCGTGGTTGCCGCCCAAATCGCGGCGATGTCGTAGTCGCACGCGGCGTCTCGACGAGCGGCGATAACAAATCGTCCAAAGTCGGTCCTCCGAAAGAGGATTAGAATTCGCAGCTGTTAGGGAGTCCGCCGCTTCCCTACAATTACCGCAGATGTTCGAACATACTGTGGGACTGAGTGTGGGGTTGTGGGGGAGAAAGATATATTTGCCGCTTCCGTTGCTTCCTCTGGCGTTTCTGGATTAATCGCGACAGTCGTTGTCGGACCGAAGCGGGCCAGTATTGCCTCACCGTCCAGTCAGCCCTTACTTCGAATTCCCACCATTCGGATCTACCGCCGCTCGCGCGAGTTTGTGAAGCAAAGATCGAAAGCTCGCGAGAGACTTCGGGTCTGCGGCAGCATAGCTGCGTCCATCACCGAGTTGCCGACTATTGCAAACGTAAAAAAGCGAACTTGATCCTACCGCGTTGACGACATGCATCGGCGGCATGGGGCGGAAATCGCCTGAAGCAATTCCGTCCGTAACAATTGCGTCGATATCGCTTAATACCAAGTTCGAATACCGTGTCGGATCGCCGTGGCGCGGTGTGGTATCTGCAACCAACCGCATGATAATACGCGCCGCTGTTGGACGGCCGACGAGGAAATCGAGCCACCCGTCGAGCAACGCCAGGAGGTTATCAATTGGATGCTCTCCCGCGGGCCCCGGTGCCATTGCATGCATGCTCTCGAAGATGTCGTGCTCGACCGCATCGTACAAATCCTGCTTGTTCGCAAAATAGTAGATGATCGACGGTCGACGGATCCCCACCGCGAGCGCGACATCCTCCAGCCGTGCGGTCGCGAACCCGACATCGGCGAAAATTCTTTCGGCGGCGACGAGGATAGAGTGCCTCGTGGCCTCCCCTTGGTTGTGCTTGATTGGCTTCATCTTGATTGCTTGTCTCACCTCTCAACTCCTGTGTGAAGACCGTCAATTCCGCACAGTTTAAGAATTCGAAGGGCTTGCCATCTACCTACATGTAGGTAGAACTTCATTTCAGAGTCACCATTAAGGTGGCCGGGATGGGCGCGGTCACGCGCTAGGGAAGGGATAGAAATGAAAATTCGGAAGGCTTTTTTCCACTCAGCTTTGGGCGTCGCCGCCTTGTCGGGCGTGGTCCCTGCAGCCGCACATGATACTGCAGCGCAGACCGCGCAGGACGACGGTGCGCTTCAGGATATCG
The DNA window shown above is from Sphingomonas paeninsulae and carries:
- a CDS encoding BufA1 family periplasmic bufferin-type metallophore → MLKTHATIAAALAVSIALGCAANAQAAKKPMEKCYGVSLAGKNDCKAGAGTSCAGTSKIAYQGNAWKLVPSGTCTTIKTPKGHGSLNPNA
- a CDS encoding sigma-70 family RNA polymerase sigma factor; translation: MRASEDQLRIWMIGGLDGDSAAYTALLDALVPMLRSFFGRRLRGAVDDVEDLVQDTMIAIHTRRASYDRDRLFTAWAYAIARYKMIDHFRRSRVTVPMEGLENILIAEGFENATSARVDVDRLLDDLPAKQAQVIRQTKIEGLSTAEAAERGAISESAVKVSVHRGLLTLAKRLKGDG
- a CDS encoding TetR/AcrR family transcriptional regulator, yielding MRQAIKMKPIKHNQGEATRHSILVAAERIFADVGFATARLEDVALAVGIRRPSIIYYFANKQDLYDAVEHDIFESMHAMAPGPAGEHPIDNLLALLDGWLDFLVGRPTAARIIMRLVADTTPRHGDPTRYSNLVLSDIDAIVTDGIASGDFRPMPPMHVVNAVGSSSLFYVCNSRQLGDGRSYAAADPKSLASFRSLLHKLARAAVDPNGGNSK
- the bufA2 gene encoding BufA2 family periplasmic bufferin-type metallophore; amino-acid sequence: MTARIIAGSFAATAAIIAVASVATATPAFAKGASVVHCYGINTCKGTSDCKSGAHECKGQNECKGQGFKAISGKACAKAGGSLTAPK
- a CDS encoding DUF1993 domain-containing protein, which gives rise to MAFTLYSATIPSYLQILASMARLIDKAESFCEVHSLQPDALIEARLVDDMLPFAYQIKSTAVHSIGAIEGVRKGRFAPDNTVPPATFAELRAKIAGTVTAIETLDPDEIETFIGRAMRFEFGDQHIDFLAEDFLLSFAQPNFYFHATTAYNILRLKGVELGKRDFNGRVRKLK
- a CDS encoding DoxX family protein — protein: MTQNSETPTNPYARISARIDRAVPSNLLLLVARLGIASIFFLSGRTKVEGLLTITDSARSLFETEYVLPLVPPHIAVYVATYSEHLFPILLVFGLFTRGAAATLLGMTLVIEVFVYPDAWPTHLSWAAILLPLIARGAGRWSLDFLLGID
- a CDS encoding DUF1109 domain-containing protein, whose protein sequence is MRTEDLILSLADNIRPVTRGSVPRRITIGLMGGGVVTMTLIVALLGLRPNLDHIMHGFPFWMKWGYTISIFAVAIRATIHLARPDADRPRWLWWLAVPALILASLAAGEMTNAPPGGWTGLWMGQSWRVCSLLVFGFSLPIFAGLMIAFRSFAPTRLRLTGAVAGLAAGGFASTLYGLHCPEASALFVFLWYSLGISMAAGLGALVGPKFLRW